A genomic segment from Leptolyngbyaceae cyanobacterium encodes:
- a CDS encoding glycosyltransferase family 4 protein, producing MAEILTLAQSEAENNQNKLGHILLYTDCPGIYGASQWNHSLIMKLVDLGYDVSCAQCQASHHLIEQRNQRGIQHFWLNDDNLYLPSTPARAFSNTSEFQTIFALAKPDLIVFSDGCPVSNIVAKKVAIQMEIPYIILIHAVTHSWVKKFVAYLHYLPDIYQQARGIFTVSQENLDLLHQKFKLPENLGRVIYNGRPAQYFNPPNLEVRDRLRQQFSIPHDAVVCFTAARMDISKGYQYQIKAIEQLKQRKIWSQLYFIWAGTGNLSIQLQTVAAELGISDRIKFVGERADIPDLLDAADIFILPSQFEGMPLAIMEAMAKGKPAIASAVSGIPEQLGNTGKLLSDPKLDPEATIRELAIAIETLAADAELRYSIGQAGKIRAEKMFREERMLEEYVVIIKRALIIN from the coding sequence ATGGCAGAAATATTAACATTGGCACAATCCGAAGCAGAAAATAACCAAAATAAACTTGGGCATATTCTCCTTTATACAGACTGTCCAGGTATCTATGGTGCTTCCCAATGGAATCACTCGCTGATAATGAAACTGGTAGATTTAGGTTATGATGTTAGCTGCGCTCAGTGTCAAGCTTCTCATCATCTGATCGAGCAAAGAAACCAACGAGGAATTCAACATTTTTGGCTTAATGATGACAATCTTTATCTCCCCAGTACACCAGCACGCGCTTTTTCAAATACATCGGAATTTCAAACGATTTTTGCATTAGCAAAACCGGATTTGATCGTTTTTAGTGATGGTTGTCCAGTCTCCAACATCGTTGCTAAAAAAGTGGCGATCCAGATGGAAATTCCTTACATAATTCTCATTCATGCTGTAACTCATTCTTGGGTCAAAAAATTTGTAGCTTACTTACATTACTTACCTGATATTTATCAGCAAGCACGAGGAATTTTTACGGTTTCTCAGGAGAATTTAGATTTACTGCATCAAAAGTTCAAGTTACCAGAAAATTTAGGTCGAGTTATCTATAATGGAAGACCCGCACAGTATTTTAATCCACCCAATCTAGAGGTACGCGATCGCCTACGTCAACAGTTTAGTATACCCCATGATGCTGTAGTTTGTTTTACCGCCGCTCGTATGGATATCTCGAAAGGTTATCAATATCAAATTAAGGCGATCGAGCAACTTAAACAACGCAAAATTTGGTCGCAACTTTACTTTATTTGGGCAGGTACGGGTAATTTATCAATTCAATTGCAAACTGTAGCAGCCGAACTAGGAATCAGCGATCGGATCAAATTTGTCGGAGAACGTGCAGATATTCCCGATTTGTTAGATGCTGCCGATATCTTTATTTTACCCTCACAATTTGAGGGAATGCCGTTAGCAATTATGGAAGCAATGGCGAAGGGAAAACCTGCGATCGCCAGTGCGGTTAGTGGCATTCCCGAACAGTTGGGAAATACCGGAAAATTATTAAGCGATCCTAAACTAGATCCAGAAGCAACAATTCGAGAATTAGCAATTGCAATAGAAACCTTAGCTGCGGATGCAGAATTACGCTATTCTATAGGACAAGCTGGCAAAATTCGCGCCGAAAAAATGTTTAGAGAAGAACGAATGCTGGAAGAATATGTTGTAATT